One genomic segment of candidate division KSB1 bacterium includes these proteins:
- a CDS encoding phospholipase D-like domain-containing protein produces MRCRRTVMWALGLGALLSLRTGLLFGQVVPIIDLHHNDHTGMPKAPYAEGTQVTVTGIATVGSGTYGSNLEIFVQDATAGVCVFGLNDPTRVELGDSLTVTGVVKSYYGLTEIYGFPTQPLQFTIHGSGFRVPDPLVLTCWDVANSFLADGSEPNEGRLVRINRVTYTQTGLYGGPISDGTASCDLFIDRDTGIPHPTGIFDVVGILKQYDQTSPFTSGYEVSPRYRTDIIMSSGPHLVRDATETEIEPYSVMITWETDTPASSLVRYGRTDEYELGSVGDSSLVTQHAIRLTGLEPATFYHCQVLSTNAAGTTAGRDLLFSTASPPECTGQIIVYFTKSVNAAYASTTVANGEVDVAQRLTERIQAAQYSIDFCFYNLTHALVAQALVAAKQRGVRVRVITERDNRSTQIADLVAAGIPVIDDAYGNNDGSGYMHNKFAVFDYWDKSSAADDWVWTGSYNASYAGVSSNAENVVLVQDQALAACYTAEFNEMWGRESSTPNSANARFGSRKRENTPHRFMIGGRAVEQYMSPSDRTTSKIIAALNTAEASIYFCIYSFTRSDVAAAMREKWYGVPGFKLKGVFDSSEARHAASQFGNMAGTGPYPWSPKADVWIDLEAGLLHHKYAIVDVYATASDPLVITGSHNWSSSAETINDENTLIIHDADIANQFLQEFAQRYRAAGGRDDLRTLVEPAFSNLAAAVPTKLELSLFHPNPFTQRARAAMKVLAQPGGLSPLPECASVAIYDVRGQRVATLYDGPIAAGERQLTWEGMDDRGNAVCSGIYFCVLEAGGTRVVQKVSLVK; encoded by the coding sequence GACCTGCACCATAACGACCACACCGGCATGCCCAAAGCGCCATATGCTGAGGGTACCCAGGTCACCGTGACCGGGATCGCCACCGTGGGATCGGGCACCTATGGTAGCAACCTTGAGATTTTCGTGCAGGACGCCACCGCCGGGGTGTGCGTGTTTGGCCTCAACGATCCTACGCGTGTCGAGCTCGGGGATAGCCTCACGGTCACAGGGGTGGTCAAGTCTTACTACGGTCTGACGGAGATCTACGGATTTCCAACGCAGCCGCTGCAATTCACCATCCACGGGTCAGGGTTCCGCGTACCGGACCCTCTGGTGTTGACCTGCTGGGATGTGGCCAACTCTTTCCTCGCCGACGGAAGTGAACCCAACGAGGGGAGGTTGGTGCGCATAAACCGCGTGACCTACACTCAGACCGGCCTCTACGGCGGCCCCATTTCCGATGGCACTGCCTCCTGCGACCTCTTCATCGACAGGGACACTGGCATCCCGCATCCCACCGGGATTTTTGACGTCGTGGGCATCCTCAAACAGTATGACCAGACTTCTCCTTTCACCTCCGGCTATGAGGTATCACCGCGCTATCGAACCGACATCATCATGAGCTCTGGGCCGCACCTTGTGCGCGACGCGACAGAGACGGAGATCGAGCCTTACAGTGTGATGATAACTTGGGAGACCGACACCCCTGCTTCCAGCTTGGTGCGATACGGCAGGACGGATGAGTATGAGCTGGGCAGCGTCGGCGACAGCAGCTTGGTGACACAACACGCAATCAGACTGACGGGGTTGGAACCGGCGACGTTCTATCATTGCCAAGTCCTTTCCACCAATGCCGCGGGGACCACCGCCGGAAGGGACCTGCTCTTCAGCACGGCTTCGCCCCCGGAATGTACGGGACAAATCATTGTCTACTTCACCAAGAGCGTCAATGCTGCTTACGCCAGCACCACGGTGGCCAACGGAGAGGTGGATGTGGCGCAGCGCCTGACGGAGCGCATTCAGGCTGCGCAGTACTCCATTGACTTTTGCTTCTACAATCTTACCCATGCCCTCGTAGCCCAGGCGTTGGTGGCGGCCAAGCAGCGTGGGGTGAGGGTGCGGGTAATCACCGAACGCGATAACCGCAGCACCCAAATTGCCGACCTGGTAGCCGCTGGCATCCCGGTCATTGACGATGCTTATGGCAACAACGACGGCTCCGGGTATATGCACAACAAGTTCGCCGTATTCGATTACTGGGACAAGAGCAGCGCTGCCGATGACTGGGTCTGGACTGGCTCCTACAATGCCAGCTACGCGGGAGTGAGCAGCAATGCCGAGAACGTCGTGCTCGTGCAGGATCAGGCGCTGGCCGCCTGCTACACCGCAGAGTTCAACGAAATGTGGGGTAGGGAGAGCAGCACCCCCAATTCTGCAAATGCCCGATTTGGCTCGCGCAAAAGGGAAAACACGCCCCATAGGTTCATGATTGGCGGCAGGGCCGTGGAGCAATACATGAGCCCTTCTGACCGTACGACCAGCAAGATAATCGCTGCCCTCAACACGGCAGAAGCTTCAATCTACTTCTGCATCTACTCCTTCACGCGGTCGGATGTGGCAGCGGCGATGCGGGAGAAGTGGTACGGAGTGCCGGGATTCAAGCTGAAAGGCGTGTTCGACAGTAGCGAGGCGCGTCATGCAGCCTCTCAGTTTGGCAACATGGCGGGGACTGGCCCCTACCCTTGGTCGCCAAAGGCCGATGTCTGGATTGACTTGGAGGCAGGCCTTTTGCATCACAAGTATGCCATTGTGGACGTTTACGCGACTGCAAGCGACCCGCTGGTCATCACGGGCTCGCATAACTGGAGCAGCAGTGCGGAGACGATCAACGATGAGAATACGCTCATCATCCACGACGCTGACATTGCCAACCAGTTTCTGCAGGAGTTTGCGCAGCGTTACCGCGCTGCTGGCGGACGCGATGACCTGCGCACCTTGGTCGAGCCTGCTTTCAGCAACCTCGCCGCTGCAGTCCCCACGAAGCTGGAGCTCTCGCTTTTCCACCCGAATCCCTTCACTCAGCGGGCGCGCGCCGCGATGAAGGTCCTGGCGCAACCTGGCGGACTATCCCCGCTTCCGGAATGTGCGTCCGTTGCCATCTACGACGTGCGCGGGCAGCGAGTCGCCACCCTCTACGATGGCCCCATCGCCGCGGGGGAACGCCAGCTGACGTGGGAAGGCATGGACGACCGGGGCAACGCGGTGTGCTCCGGAATCTACTTTTGCGTGCTCGAGGCAGGAGGGACCCGGGTCGTTCAGAAAGTGAGC